From the Flavobacterium galactosidilyticum genome, one window contains:
- a CDS encoding SusD/RagB family nutrient-binding outer membrane lipoprotein has translation MKNIHKYIAVTFLTLFITACNRDEIAEVNINPSFPTIVEPIFLLPSIQAQMAVGIQFDSRFIGKYTQYLSHATTGDVWDRYGYAASSDSGGEIWKVAYYSIGRNLSNVITEAEKAQRYDIQGMGKVIRAWSWQQTTDYHGEIIKFDQVFTARLTFDYATQQEAYDEVTRLTLEGIADMERTDGKYDISYTKKGDLIYGGDKSKWIKFGYGLLARNANNLINKSTYNPTKVIEYVDKALASPADDCYVKHGGTSTADGNFYGNLRNNLSLYRQSDFIVRAMDGTIFTGAVDPRMANVLVPSADGVVRGNPLNTSAGTVAATRIPNLWGGTTQPVASLTGRYLFRNNADFPLMTYSELQFIKAEAAFIKGDKGMALEAYKKGIEASIDMVNKNTIVSTVYPTASVITPAQKTAFLADVNVVPTAANLTIKHIMMQKYVALFGFGFLETWTDMRKYHYDNTVYETIAFPSLFANNNSKLAYRVRPRFNSEYVWNFVALQSIGADKPDYHTVEMWFSQP, from the coding sequence ATGAAAAATATACATAAATATATAGCTGTTACCTTCTTAACTCTATTTATTACAGCTTGTAATAGAGATGAAATTGCAGAAGTGAATATAAATCCAAGCTTCCCTACTATTGTTGAACCTATTTTCCTTTTGCCAAGCATTCAAGCGCAAATGGCTGTGGGAATACAATTTGATTCAAGATTTATAGGTAAATACACACAATATTTATCTCATGCAACAACTGGAGATGTTTGGGATCGATATGGTTATGCTGCATCTAGTGATTCTGGAGGTGAAATTTGGAAGGTGGCTTACTATTCTATAGGACGTAACTTATCAAATGTTATTACAGAGGCAGAAAAAGCGCAAAGGTATGATATTCAAGGAATGGGAAAAGTAATTAGAGCGTGGTCATGGCAACAAACAACCGATTATCATGGTGAGATAATTAAATTTGACCAAGTTTTTACTGCTAGACTAACATTTGACTATGCAACCCAACAAGAAGCCTATGATGAAGTTACAAGATTAACTTTAGAAGGTATTGCTGACATGGAGAGAACGGATGGTAAATATGACATCAGCTATACAAAAAAAGGTGACTTAATATATGGTGGAGATAAATCTAAATGGATAAAATTTGGTTATGGATTATTAGCTAGAAACGCAAATAACTTAATTAACAAATCTACTTATAATCCAACTAAAGTAATTGAATACGTTGATAAAGCACTAGCTAGCCCTGCTGACGATTGTTATGTAAAACATGGTGGTACAAGTACTGCAGATGGTAATTTTTACGGAAATTTACGCAATAATCTATCTTTATATAGACAATCAGATTTTATTGTGAGAGCAATGGACGGTACTATTTTTACAGGTGCTGTTGATCCTAGAATGGCGAATGTTTTAGTGCCATCGGCAGATGGAGTTGTTAGAGGAAATCCTTTAAATACATCTGCTGGAACAGTAGCAGCGACTCGTATTCCAAATTTATGGGGAGGAACGACACAGCCTGTAGCTTCATTAACAGGAAGATATTTATTTAGAAATAATGCTGACTTCCCATTAATGACCTATTCAGAATTACAATTTATCAAAGCTGAAGCTGCGTTTATCAAAGGAGATAAAGGAATGGCTTTAGAAGCATACAAAAAAGGTATTGAAGCAAGTATAGATATGGTGAATAAAAACACTATTGTTAGTACAGTTTATCCAACAGCTTCCGTAATTACACCTGCACAAAAAACTGCTTTTTTAGCAGATGTTAATGTGGTTCCTACCGCTGCTAATTTGACGATAAAACATATCATGATGCAAAAATATGTAGCATTATTTGGTTTTGGTTTCCTAGAAACTTGGACGGATATGAGAAAATATCATTATGATAACACAGTGTACGAAACTATAGCATTCCCTTCGTTATTTGCTAATAACAACAGTAAGTTGGCTTATAGAGTACGTCCTAGATTCAACTCAGAATATGTTTGGAACTTTGTTGCACTACAGTCAATAGGAGCTGATAAACCTGATTATCATACCGTAGAAATGTGGTTTTCTCAACCGTAA
- a CDS encoding SusC/RagA family TonB-linked outer membrane protein: protein MKKLLLISFLFFLVQATFAQTKTITGTIKNNADGIPIPGASVLIKGTTKSSVTDMDGKYLINASPSDVLVFSYMGFTTKELKAIGSTINVSLEESVESLKEVTVTTSFGIKRAKASLGYATQSVKGEDLADTQRENFANALQGRIAGLTVTSTSGAPGASAAIQLRGVNSMSGNNQPLFVVDGLPISNNTLDQGLLISNAPNRNADYNSRGADINPDDIESITVLKGPEAAALYGIEAGNGAIVITTKKGKKGRGTITFSTDVRFDDVYRFPETQKVYQRGASGITNNNYRRYFGEKYAPGTQMFDNINNFFQTGIKKSNSLTLDAGSETITYRLSVANLEQGGVIPNSAYEKLNLTLGGTAKITDKLRAEASVAFVKSKTDKASKGAGGFLLNLLSFPSDIDVRDYLNTDGSRKKITDGSLDTEADNPFFNVNKNKASDENARVITNASLTYDPLSWLSFTGRFGVDANSTQGFRSSHPESQEAGASGGYYEQYTDQTKNYNFLFFGTAKQSLGKFNGLLRLGTARKLDNYVVLSSKGEKFYVADATSINNTDPTTQRSLERIIKKRVDGIFGEFTLDYDKLLYLTLTGRNDVSSTLPRDNNSFFYPSASMSFVFSELNALKDNEILSFGKIRTSWARVANDARPYSITPAYEPKTTTGGGFGYSVTGANPALQAEMNTSTEIGTELRFFKNRFGLDVALYERRTDNPIINGMRLSYGTGFVLTAYNFGSLKNRGIEVTFTGAPIKSENFTWDILANFTKTDSELLSLPSTLPEFYTSDTWMYGNVRGGARVGSPLTTFTGYTNIRNKNGDILINPSTGQPLIDTNFPIVGDRNPDFSIGLQNSFTLRNFKLSFLLDIRKGGDIYNATEAYLFNQGLSTQTVNREQPIVINGVIKDGLEDSPTPTKNNIQITPYFQNDYYNSNTVSSDFIERDVNWLRMRDITLSYRFSPELIQKSKLFQSMAMYLTVTDAFMITNYKGADPAVNGLNASSGGAGGTGFDYGVLSTSRGVNLGFKFGL from the coding sequence ATGAAAAAATTATTACTGATTTCATTTTTGTTTTTTTTAGTACAAGCCACGTTTGCACAAACAAAAACAATAACTGGAACTATTAAAAACAACGCTGATGGAATTCCAATTCCCGGAGCCTCAGTTCTGATTAAAGGCACTACTAAGAGCAGTGTAACTGATATGGACGGTAAATATCTAATCAATGCATCACCATCTGATGTACTTGTTTTTAGCTATATGGGGTTTACAACTAAAGAACTTAAAGCAATAGGATCGACAATAAATGTTTCCCTTGAGGAAAGTGTAGAAAGTTTAAAGGAAGTTACAGTAACAACATCATTTGGTATCAAGAGAGCAAAAGCATCTTTAGGTTATGCTACACAAAGTGTAAAAGGTGAAGATCTTGCTGACACACAAAGAGAAAATTTTGCAAATGCTTTACAGGGAAGAATTGCTGGCTTAACTGTTACAAGTACTTCTGGAGCTCCTGGAGCTTCAGCTGCAATTCAGTTGCGTGGCGTTAACTCAATGAGTGGTAACAATCAACCATTGTTTGTTGTAGATGGTCTACCTATTAGTAATAACACCTTAGATCAAGGATTATTAATTTCGAATGCTCCAAATAGAAATGCTGATTATAATAGCCGTGGAGCTGATATCAATCCAGACGATATTGAAAGCATTACTGTTCTTAAAGGTCCTGAGGCTGCAGCATTGTACGGAATTGAAGCAGGAAATGGAGCAATTGTAATTACTACTAAGAAAGGAAAAAAAGGAAGAGGCACTATCACTTTTTCAACAGACGTTCGCTTTGATGATGTCTATCGTTTTCCAGAAACTCAAAAAGTGTATCAACGAGGTGCTTCCGGAATTACTAATAACAATTACAGAAGATATTTTGGTGAGAAATATGCTCCTGGAACACAAATGTTTGACAACATAAACAACTTTTTTCAGACCGGTATAAAAAAGTCAAACTCCTTAACTTTAGATGCAGGAAGTGAAACTATAACGTACAGACTTTCGGTTGCAAACTTAGAACAAGGAGGAGTTATACCAAACTCAGCATACGAAAAATTAAATTTAACGTTAGGTGGAACTGCAAAAATCACAGACAAATTAAGAGCAGAAGCCTCTGTGGCTTTCGTAAAATCTAAAACTGACAAAGCATCAAAAGGTGCTGGAGGTTTCTTACTTAATCTTTTATCTTTTCCTTCTGATATTGATGTTAGAGATTACCTGAATACTGATGGAAGCAGAAAAAAAATAACTGATGGTTCATTAGATACAGAAGCAGATAACCCATTTTTTAATGTAAATAAGAACAAAGCAAGTGACGAAAATGCACGTGTAATAACAAATGCTTCTCTTACTTACGATCCGCTTTCATGGTTAAGTTTTACAGGACGTTTTGGTGTAGATGCTAACTCTACACAAGGTTTTAGATCTTCACATCCTGAATCACAAGAAGCTGGCGCGTCCGGAGGATATTATGAGCAATACACAGATCAGACAAAAAATTATAATTTCCTTTTTTTTGGTACTGCAAAGCAATCATTAGGCAAGTTTAATGGATTACTTAGACTTGGTACTGCTAGAAAACTAGATAATTATGTTGTTTTATCATCTAAGGGAGAAAAGTTCTATGTTGCCGATGCTACTTCCATAAATAATACTGACCCAACAACACAAAGATCTTTAGAAAGAATTATCAAAAAACGTGTTGATGGAATATTTGGAGAATTCACGTTGGATTATGACAAATTACTTTACTTAACACTTACTGGACGTAATGACGTTTCCTCTACTCTTCCGCGAGATAATAACTCATTTTTTTATCCATCAGCCTCTATGAGTTTTGTTTTTTCAGAACTTAATGCTCTGAAGGATAATGAAATCTTATCTTTTGGAAAAATTAGAACTTCTTGGGCTAGAGTTGCAAACGATGCAAGACCTTACTCTATAACACCTGCTTACGAACCTAAAACTACAACGGGTGGTGGATTTGGATACTCTGTAACAGGAGCAAATCCAGCGCTTCAAGCAGAAATGAATACTTCGACGGAAATAGGAACTGAACTTCGTTTCTTTAAAAACAGATTTGGTTTAGATGTCGCTCTTTACGAAAGAAGAACTGATAACCCTATCATAAACGGAATGCGTTTAAGTTACGGAACAGGATTTGTTTTAACAGCTTATAATTTTGGTTCCTTAAAAAACAGAGGTATAGAAGTTACATTTACAGGTGCACCTATAAAAAGTGAAAACTTTACTTGGGATATATTGGCTAACTTTACAAAAACGGACTCTGAATTATTGAGTTTACCTTCAACGTTACCTGAATTTTATACTTCAGACACTTGGATGTATGGAAACGTTAGAGGTGGTGCAAGAGTTGGATCGCCACTAACTACTTTTACTGGTTACACTAACATAAGAAACAAGAATGGTGATATTTTAATAAATCCGTCTACGGGTCAACCATTAATTGATACAAATTTCCCAATCGTTGGAGATAGGAACCCAGATTTTTCTATAGGATTACAAAATAGTTTTACATTAAGAAATTTCAAATTATCGTTTCTTTTAGATATTCGTAAAGGTGGTGATATTTATAACGCAACAGAAGCATACTTATTTAATCAAGGTTTAAGTACACAAACTGTAAATAGAGAACAGCCAATCGTTATCAATGGTGTTATAAAAGATGGTTTAGAAGATTCTCCTACTCCTACAAAAAACAATATTCAAATTACACCTTATTTTCAAAACGATTATTATAACTCGAATACAGTATCATCTGATTTTATTGAGAGAGATGTCAATTGGTTACGTATGAGAGATATTACATTAAGTTATCGTTTTTCTCCTGAGCTAATTCAAAAAAGTAAATTATTCCAAAGCATGGCTATGTATCTAACAGTTACGGATGCATTCATGATTACAAACTACAAAGGAGCAGATCCTGCGGTAAATGGTTTGAATGCTAGTTCTGGAGGTGCCGGAGGCACAGGATTCGATTATGGGGTGCTTTCTACTTCAAGAGGAGTTAACTTAGGTTTTAAATTTGGACTTTAA
- a CDS encoding DeoR/GlpR family DNA-binding transcription regulator: protein MLKAERHKYIITKLAEEHRVNTIQLAVDLDVSEDSIRRDLNKLHEKGLLEKVYGGGIPVAEKNKSVFDILITNEDKKKEIAAKALSLLHDGQVIIMSGGTTNLIFSQLIPPLLKATIYTYSLPIAMQLSQYPNIDLIFIGGKMQKNAMVTIGIDVLQVLSKIKADICFMGVSSINIKQGLTEMGYEVSIVKKAMIESSDRVVAMFTTDKLNTKRPHVVCDISKLDTIVTELDPSDAALEEYVKSGVSIL, encoded by the coding sequence ATGCTTAAAGCTGAAAGACATAAATATATAATAACTAAACTTGCTGAAGAGCATCGTGTAAATACTATTCAGTTAGCAGTAGATTTGGATGTTTCAGAAGATTCTATACGACGGGACTTGAACAAGTTACATGAAAAAGGCCTGCTTGAAAAAGTATATGGCGGTGGAATTCCAGTCGCTGAGAAAAACAAAAGTGTATTTGATATTCTAATAACCAATGAAGATAAGAAAAAAGAAATAGCGGCTAAGGCACTTTCGTTACTTCATGACGGTCAAGTGATTATCATGAGTGGTGGTACCACAAACTTGATTTTCTCTCAACTTATACCGCCTTTGCTAAAAGCTACTATTTATACCTATAGTTTGCCTATAGCGATGCAATTATCGCAGTACCCAAATATAGATCTGATATTTATAGGAGGAAAAATGCAAAAAAATGCAATGGTTACGATAGGAATCGATGTGCTACAAGTTTTGTCAAAAATCAAAGCAGATATTTGTTTTATGGGAGTAAGTAGTATAAATATCAAACAAGGTCTTACTGAAATGGGTTATGAGGTATCAATTGTTAAAAAAGCAATGATAGAATCATCAGATAGAGTTGTGGCGATGTTTACCACGGATAAACTGAATACTAAAAGGCCGCACGTAGTTTGCGATATTAGTAAATTAGATACTATTGTAACCGAATTAGATCCTTCTGATGCAGCACTTGAAGAGTATGTAAAGTCTGGAGTTTCCATTTTATAA
- a CDS encoding FAD-binding and (Fe-S)-binding domain-containing protein, translating to MSISHKLSHLSQSLEGELLYDDLHKILYATDASAYRITPTAVAIPKSVDDIVKIIRFAAENKISVTPRTAGTSLAGQTVGEGIIVDVSKHFTKIVSFDKENKTITVQPGVIRDELNLYLKPHGLFFGPNTSTSNRCMVGGMVGNNSSGTTSIRYGVTRDKIVEIKAILSDGSAVAFREMSSAAFIEKTKGDSLESSIYKTIHEELSDKDHQIEIIKEFPKPEIHRRNTGYAVDLLLNSDLFGGTENTINLGKLLCGSEGTLAFTTEITLKVDDLPPTNNVMVMAHFHTIQESLEAVVTAMRHHLYTCEMMDDTILDCTKTNREQAKNRFFIQGEPKAVIMLEVASHISMEDAERQADALIADLQKNNHGYALPKIFGADIDKVNELRKAGLGLLGSIVGDNKAADSIEDTAVELSDLPNYIAEFSAMMERHGQSAIYYAHAGAGELHLRPVLNLKTKEGLHQFRNIATEVAVLVKKYRGSLSGEHGDGIVRGEFLPFMIGDKNYELLKRIKKAFDPNTILNVGKIVNASKMDENLRVEAGRVEPDIATIQDFSDSLGILRAAEKCNGSGDCRKLPSAGGSMCPSYRATRNEKDTTRARANALREYLTHSEKVNKFDEEELYKVFELCVSCKACASECPSNVDVAALKSEFLYQYQKANGFSWRNKIFAFNSKLNGLGSITPKFTNFMINLPFVKKSMGIASQREVPLLAPRTFRKWYEKNWNQEASATFVNGKVCLFCDEFTNFYDVSVGIDAYELLTALGYEVILVDHEESGRAFISKGFLEEAKAIANTNVSIFSDYITADCPLIGIEPSAILTFRDEYIRLADDKENAEKLAENVFTIEEFFKNEITKGKISSDQFSDKVKTIKIHGHCHQKSLSSIEATFAMLNLPKNNSVTIYNSGCCGMAGSFGYEKEHYEISMQMGEDTLFPKIRATDAAVAIAAAGTSCRHQIFDGTNRKALHPVTILRDCLK from the coding sequence ATGTCCATTTCCCATAAATTATCTCATTTATCTCAGTCACTAGAAGGAGAGCTTTTATACGATGATCTTCATAAAATTTTATACGCTACTGATGCATCTGCATACAGGATTACACCTACCGCAGTAGCGATTCCAAAATCAGTAGATGATATTGTTAAAATCATTCGCTTTGCAGCCGAAAACAAAATTTCGGTAACACCTAGAACTGCTGGAACTTCTTTAGCAGGACAAACTGTTGGTGAAGGAATAATTGTAGATGTTTCTAAACATTTTACCAAAATTGTTTCTTTTGATAAAGAAAATAAAACAATAACCGTTCAACCCGGTGTGATTCGAGATGAGCTGAATTTATATTTAAAACCCCACGGATTATTTTTTGGGCCCAATACTTCGACCTCTAATCGATGTATGGTAGGAGGAATGGTAGGTAATAATTCATCAGGAACAACCTCGATTCGATATGGTGTTACGCGTGATAAAATCGTTGAGATAAAAGCTATTTTGAGTGATGGAAGTGCAGTTGCATTTAGGGAAATGAGTTCTGCTGCATTTATAGAAAAAACAAAAGGTGACAGCCTAGAAAGTTCAATTTATAAGACAATTCATGAGGAGCTTTCTGATAAGGATCATCAGATCGAAATTATAAAGGAATTTCCAAAACCTGAAATTCACAGACGAAATACTGGATATGCTGTTGATTTATTACTAAACTCGGATCTTTTTGGAGGAACGGAGAACACAATAAATTTAGGAAAATTGCTGTGTGGAAGTGAAGGAACACTAGCTTTTACAACTGAAATCACGCTGAAAGTGGATGATTTGCCTCCAACGAATAATGTGATGGTAATGGCTCATTTTCATACCATTCAGGAAAGTTTAGAAGCCGTGGTAACTGCGATGAGGCATCATTTGTACACTTGCGAAATGATGGATGATACTATATTAGATTGTACTAAGACTAATCGAGAACAAGCTAAAAATAGGTTTTTCATACAAGGAGAGCCAAAAGCAGTTATAATGTTAGAAGTGGCATCGCATATAAGTATGGAAGATGCCGAAAGACAAGCTGATGCTTTGATTGCAGATCTTCAAAAAAACAATCATGGATATGCTTTGCCAAAAATATTCGGAGCTGATATTGATAAAGTAAATGAATTGCGAAAAGCAGGTCTTGGACTTTTAGGAAGTATTGTAGGTGATAATAAAGCTGCTGATTCCATTGAAGATACCGCTGTTGAATTGAGTGATTTGCCAAATTACATTGCTGAATTTTCAGCTATGATGGAGCGTCACGGTCAGAGCGCTATTTATTATGCACATGCCGGAGCAGGAGAATTACACTTACGTCCCGTTTTGAATTTAAAAACAAAAGAAGGATTACATCAATTTAGAAATATAGCGACCGAAGTTGCTGTATTAGTTAAAAAATACAGAGGCTCGCTGAGTGGTGAACATGGTGACGGAATTGTTCGTGGTGAGTTTTTACCCTTCATGATTGGCGATAAAAATTATGAATTACTAAAACGAATCAAAAAAGCCTTCGATCCCAATACAATTCTGAATGTCGGAAAAATTGTAAATGCTTCTAAAATGGATGAGAATCTGCGAGTAGAAGCGGGCAGGGTAGAACCGGACATTGCGACTATACAAGATTTTTCAGATAGTTTAGGGATTTTACGAGCTGCTGAAAAATGCAATGGATCTGGCGACTGCAGAAAACTACCTTCAGCTGGTGGAAGTATGTGTCCTAGTTATCGTGCTACTCGAAATGAAAAAGATACTACTCGTGCTAGAGCAAATGCATTAAGAGAATATTTGACACATTCTGAAAAAGTCAACAAGTTTGATGAAGAGGAATTATATAAAGTGTTCGAATTGTGTGTGAGCTGTAAAGCTTGTGCTAGTGAATGTCCAAGTAATGTGGATGTAGCTGCTTTAAAATCTGAATTTTTATACCAATATCAGAAGGCTAATGGGTTTTCATGGCGAAATAAAATTTTTGCCTTTAATTCAAAATTGAATGGTTTAGGAAGCATTACGCCAAAGTTTACCAATTTCATGATCAATTTGCCTTTTGTCAAAAAAAGTATGGGAATTGCATCACAACGGGAAGTACCACTTTTAGCTCCAAGGACATTTAGAAAATGGTACGAAAAAAACTGGAATCAAGAAGCCAGTGCAACATTTGTAAACGGAAAAGTATGTCTGTTTTGTGATGAATTCACAAATTTCTACGATGTTTCTGTGGGAATAGATGCGTATGAGTTGTTGACAGCATTAGGTTACGAAGTCATCTTAGTCGATCATGAAGAAAGTGGAAGAGCCTTTATTTCTAAAGGTTTTCTAGAGGAAGCTAAAGCAATTGCGAATACAAATGTGAGTATTTTTTCAGACTATATTACTGCAGATTGTCCACTAATAGGAATTGAACCTTCGGCAATATTGACTTTTAGGGATGAATACATTCGATTAGCTGATGATAAAGAAAATGCAGAAAAGCTAGCTGAAAATGTATTTACCATTGAAGAATTTTTCAAAAATGAAATTACCAAGGGTAAAATTTCTTCGGATCAATTTTCTGATAAAGTTAAAACTATAAAAATTCATGGGCATTGTCATCAAAAATCATTGAGTTCTATAGAAGCGACTTTTGCAATGTTGAATTTACCCAAAAACAATTCGGTTACTATTTACAATTCGGGATGTTGTGGTATGGCAGGTTCTTTTGGATATGAAAAAGAGCATTATGAAATCAGTATGCAAATGGGTGAAGATACTTTATTTCCAAAGATACGAGCCACTGATGCGGCTGTCGCAATTGCTGCGGCAGGAACGAGTTGCCGCCATCAGATTTTTGACGGAACTAATAGAAAAGCATTGCATCCAGTGACAATATTGAGGGATTGTTTAAAATAA
- a CDS encoding alpha/beta hydrolase, whose amino-acid sequence MKKSIFFTFFLFVFLSAKAAKIDTISVFSSAMNKNIKTCVITPKGYKKSNKKFPVVYLLHGYSGNYATWVKSFKEVANQADKYGFIIIGVDGNYSSWYFDSPIDSTFKYETYIVDELVPFIDKKYKTIASPAGRAISGLSMGGHGALYLSFKHQDVYGASGSMSGGVDIRPFPENWDIKKRLGSITDFPENWNKNTIINMLNLVGNNHLKLIIDCGVDDFFIEVNRKLHEKMLALKINHDYIERPGKHNIDYWENSLKFQLLFFNNFFKQTVN is encoded by the coding sequence ATGAAAAAATCAATCTTTTTCACTTTTTTTTTATTCGTTTTCTTATCTGCCAAAGCGGCTAAGATTGATACTATAAGTGTTTTTAGCTCAGCGATGAATAAAAACATAAAAACATGTGTAATAACTCCAAAAGGTTATAAAAAAAGCAATAAAAAATTCCCCGTTGTATATCTTCTTCATGGCTATAGCGGCAATTACGCAACTTGGGTTAAAAGTTTTAAAGAAGTTGCAAATCAGGCTGATAAATATGGTTTTATAATAATAGGTGTTGATGGGAATTATTCGAGTTGGTATTTTGATAGTCCAATAGATTCGACCTTTAAATATGAAACGTATATAGTAGATGAATTGGTTCCTTTTATAGATAAAAAATATAAAACCATAGCCAGTCCTGCGGGAAGAGCCATAAGTGGTTTAAGTATGGGCGGACATGGAGCGTTGTACTTATCGTTCAAACATCAAGATGTGTATGGAGCATCAGGAAGCATGAGCGGAGGAGTTGATATTCGTCCATTTCCTGAAAACTGGGATATAAAAAAACGCCTTGGTTCCATTACTGATTTTCCTGAAAATTGGAACAAAAATACCATCATTAATATGCTTAACTTGGTAGGAAATAATCATTTAAAACTAATTATTGATTGTGGTGTTGACGATTTTTTTATTGAGGTAAACAGAAAGCTTCATGAGAAGATGCTTGCTTTAAAAATCAATCACGATTATATAGAGCGTCCGGGGAAACACAATATCGATTATTGGGAAAACTCATTAAAATTTCAATTGTTGTTTTTTAATAATTTTTTTAAGCAAACAGTAAACTAA
- a CDS encoding PQQ-binding-like beta-propeller repeat protein: MKYIYSKILFLFIITSCLSQNIDSKEDIKFVHLTDIHVTEGNENDFLLQKIIKEINESTNEFVVITGDLTNRGDDEELNHVYAILSSLKIPYHIISGNHETTWSESAGLTYKRLWGADRFVFSKGDYLFVGFPCGPYMKMGDGFVKKEDLLFLDKTIKDSLNGNLKKVLSFSHYPLDNSLSNYKEVLSVLEKYPTVANFCGHGHTLKEYNFSGLSGIMGASITSRDGKTKSYNEVIIGNDSIRIYKKELDKPSVFKFSISSQPSKIEIVDDEINQLFEPFIADIASIYSVPSFDKKNLYFANSLGQIQSVNLKSKISNWKIETANSIYFTPTIVKSTLVVGTIEGNILGFDKDTAKERWNISVGGVLVGAPIVEKNKIYTASSTKFICVDAVTGRMIWESKLPLSYSQGKPLIHGNTIIFGSWDTFLYCLNKTTGALLWKWNNGNEKQELYSPGNVNVVASNKRLYFVTPQRFLTILDLNTGKTLLRTSKWKVRESMGKSQDGKWFYAKTMDGELLRLPLSDNLELTEENLVSQSKVLDLKIGYEHNPAPILEKNGKIYVGSRKGEVVIVDANKFEIIKVIKLGSSSINGFSIDEKGSVWTSLIEGGIYLLE; this comes from the coding sequence ATGAAATATATATATTCTAAAATTCTATTTCTTTTTATAATTACATCTTGTTTGTCCCAAAATATAGATAGTAAAGAGGATATCAAATTTGTACATCTTACTGATATACATGTTACTGAAGGAAATGAAAATGATTTTTTATTGCAAAAAATTATTAAGGAGATTAATGAATCAACTAATGAATTTGTAGTAATTACAGGTGATTTAACTAATCGTGGAGATGACGAAGAGTTAAATCATGTATACGCGATTCTATCGAGTTTAAAAATACCGTACCATATAATTTCTGGAAATCATGAAACTACGTGGAGCGAAAGCGCAGGTTTGACTTACAAGAGACTTTGGGGAGCAGATCGCTTTGTTTTCTCAAAAGGAGATTACCTTTTTGTTGGCTTCCCTTGTGGACCTTATATGAAAATGGGTGATGGTTTTGTGAAAAAAGAGGATCTTTTGTTTTTAGACAAAACAATTAAGGATAGTCTTAATGGTAATTTAAAAAAAGTTCTAAGTTTTTCTCATTATCCTTTAGATAATAGTCTTAGTAATTACAAAGAAGTACTTTCTGTTTTGGAAAAATATCCAACAGTAGCTAATTTTTGTGGTCACGGTCATACTTTAAAAGAGTATAATTTCTCTGGTTTGAGTGGTATTATGGGAGCATCTATTACTTCTCGAGACGGAAAAACTAAAAGTTATAATGAAGTAATTATTGGTAATGATAGTATTCGTATTTATAAAAAAGAGTTAGATAAACCAAGTGTTTTTAAATTTTCTATTTCTTCACAGCCTTCTAAAATTGAAATTGTGGATGATGAAATAAATCAGCTTTTCGAGCCTTTTATTGCTGATATAGCATCAATTTATAGTGTTCCTAGTTTTGATAAAAAGAACCTTTATTTTGCAAATTCTCTAGGACAAATTCAGTCTGTAAATCTGAAAAGTAAAATTTCGAATTGGAAAATAGAAACGGCTAATTCTATTTATTTTACTCCTACAATTGTCAAAAGTACATTAGTAGTGGGCACAATTGAAGGCAATATTTTAGGGTTTGATAAAGATACAGCAAAAGAGAGATGGAATATTTCGGTTGGAGGAGTTCTAGTTGGTGCACCAATTGTAGAAAAGAATAAAATCTACACAGCAAGTTCTACAAAATTTATTTGTGTTGATGCAGTTACAGGAAGAATGATTTGGGAAAGCAAATTACCACTGTCTTATTCACAAGGAAAACCATTAATTCATGGTAATACAATTATTTTTGGATCGTGGGATACCTTTCTCTATTGTTTAAATAAAACTACTGGAGCACTTTTATGGAAATGGAATAATGGCAATGAAAAACAAGAGCTGTATTCACCAGGTAATGTCAATGTAGTGGCTTCAAACAAAAGACTTTATTTTGTTACTCCACAGCGCTTCCTTACTATTTTGGACTTAAATACAGGAAAAACTTTATTGAGAACCTCTAAATGGAAGGTTAGAGAATCAATGGGCAAAAGCCAAGATGGTAAATGGTTTTATGCTAAAACAATGGATGGTGAACTTTTGAGATTACCACTAAGCGATAATTTAGAATTGACTGAAGAAAATTTAGTAAGCCAAAGTAAAGTCTTAGATTTAAAAATAGGATATGAACACAATCCTGCACCAATTCTTGAGAAAAACGGTAAAATTTATGTGGGTAGTCGTAAAGGTGAAGTTGTTATTGTTGATGCTAATAAATTTGAGATAATAAAAGTAATTAAATTGGGGAGTTCAAGTATAAACGGATTTTCAATTGATGAAAAAGGTAGCGTTTGGACTTCACTCATTGAGGGTGGAATTTACTTGTTAGAATAA